A portion of the Sphaerochaeta pleomorpha str. Grapes genome contains these proteins:
- a CDS encoding ATP-binding protein yields the protein MPTVWFIETNQMPLPYELQCIPLKLVTSPGGLPRGISKEEYLSGRVFVPRNTLLAEVFPRLAIIERFATGIKRIQEAYTPFPEKPNFEVLENSITVTLPKVTYEFGAKRVYHLEGTSNAEQLIREAFEQEKRLSRASIEEISGLSKSGTQKILNALTQKGLISKQGKGPATFYAIADAE from the coding sequence TTGCCAACGGTTTGGTTCATCGAGACTAATCAAATGCCTCTGCCATACGAATTGCAATGTATCCCGCTAAAATTAGTTACCTCACCTGGGGGATTACCTAGGGGCATAAGCAAGGAAGAATATCTTTCAGGTAGGGTCTTTGTACCCAGAAATACCCTACTAGCTGAGGTCTTTCCTCGGCTGGCAATAATTGAGCGTTTTGCAACCGGCATAAAAAGAATTCAAGAGGCCTATACACCTTTTCCAGAAAAACCAAACTTTGAAGTTCTGGAAAACTCAATTACCGTGACATTGCCCAAGGTAACGTATGAATTTGGAGCAAAAAGAGTATATCACCTTGAAGGTACTTCAAATGCGGAGCAGTTGATACGTGAAGCATTTGAGCAGGAGAAAAGACTCTCAAGGGCTTCTATTGAGGAAATTAGTGGCCTGTCTAAATCGGGAACCCAAAAAATTCTTAATGCACTGACACAAAAAGGTTTGATTTCAAAACAAGGGAAAGGACCAGCAACTTTCTATGCGATAGCGGATGCAGAATAG
- a CDS encoding ABC transporter substrate-binding protein, translating into MKIRLRVVFVVLLLSLTMMVWANGSNETGITKDKGSAVITIWDFKYGDVQNVQPAMIKIDDLIMQQNPNIKINHVGQSNDNYYQLVRAAVQAGEGPDIIMFHGGVQAYEFDDYTIGLDKYIEPWRSEISEFSWGYCSAGGDKTKPVHLVPLTTQGFGIYYNKALFKKAGLDPEKAPTDIVSFMNACEKLKKAGIVPITAGLQGSPYSVDFLFRCLIANIYGPDVQDLGTGKQNFKGNAAFKRATEIMQELFAKGYVDPAGTSTPYFMDAANNFAAAKGAMFIGLLSDVCHWKVFCDALGNDNVGYFPTINFPEAKYKDQQVGQPAGIGYSVMKWSKHPDEAAKVIEGYARGEGNAIWMGMTGALSPNKNVDIKSLGYPLVGKILEKPFVLDFNTLLLNEDANGNFDRYCAQAFVSNEISLDKFIDSAQGMLDNKQNAK; encoded by the coding sequence ATGAAAATTCGATTGAGAGTTGTGTTTGTAGTTCTTCTATTGTCCTTGACCATGATGGTTTGGGCCAATGGAAGCAATGAAACTGGAATAACCAAGGACAAGGGAAGTGCGGTTATCACGATTTGGGACTTCAAATATGGGGATGTGCAGAACGTACAGCCTGCCATGATAAAAATCGATGATCTTATCATGCAGCAGAATCCCAATATCAAGATCAACCATGTTGGTCAGTCCAACGACAATTATTACCAGCTGGTAAGGGCTGCCGTACAGGCAGGGGAAGGCCCTGATATCATCATGTTCCATGGGGGTGTCCAAGCATACGAGTTTGACGACTATACAATAGGCTTGGACAAGTATATCGAGCCCTGGAGATCTGAAATCTCAGAGTTCAGCTGGGGATATTGCTCCGCTGGCGGGGATAAGACCAAGCCGGTTCATCTGGTACCACTGACAACCCAGGGTTTTGGCATTTATTATAACAAAGCTTTGTTCAAAAAAGCCGGACTTGACCCTGAGAAGGCACCGACTGACATCGTTTCCTTCATGAATGCTTGTGAAAAACTTAAGAAAGCAGGAATTGTTCCCATAACTGCAGGCTTGCAAGGCAGTCCCTATTCCGTTGACTTCCTGTTCAGGTGTCTGATCGCCAATATCTATGGACCTGATGTACAGGATCTTGGTACGGGCAAACAGAATTTCAAGGGAAATGCAGCGTTCAAGAGAGCTACGGAGATAATGCAAGAGTTGTTTGCAAAAGGATATGTTGATCCAGCTGGCACCTCCACTCCTTACTTTATGGATGCCGCGAATAATTTCGCAGCTGCCAAGGGTGCGATGTTTATCGGTTTGCTTTCTGATGTATGTCACTGGAAGGTGTTCTGCGATGCCTTGGGAAATGATAATGTCGGTTACTTCCCTACCATTAACTTCCCGGAAGCAAAATACAAGGACCAGCAAGTTGGTCAACCAGCCGGTATTGGGTACAGTGTCATGAAATGGTCGAAGCACCCGGATGAAGCAGCGAAGGTTATCGAGGGCTATGCCCGCGGTGAAGGAAATGCTATTTGGATGGGAATGACTGGTGCTTTGTCCCCGAACAAGAATGTCGATATCAAGAGCCTGGGGTATCCTTTGGTTGGTAAGATTCTTGAAAAACCATTTGTCCTGGACTTCAATACCCTTTTGCTGAATGAAGATGCAAACGGGAATTTCGATCGATATTGCGCACAGGCTTTCGTGTCAAATGAAATCAGCTTGGATAAGTTCATTGATTCTGCCCAAGGTATGCTGGATAACAAACAGAACGCCAAATAA
- a CDS encoding alpha-xylosidase → MKQKNRFIFDMLDQDSADAQKDSIFRAGKPQAVREEAGSAVVSVPFYKQEMKNMFLYPEQPAKVEVSDMVVRCYGDSILRLTTSFGGTIPHDEDNPMFLWDKTLSQGTLCPEKIDGIWELKDGNGKVKMQIRTKDVPRQIWSTLQPEPPETFDAVVFPDDTAAVSFMAYDDFFPSQSESYSLGYVKRDDKVDRCLYSLHAEQNEKFVGTGERFSGMNLAGKTFVLENTDGLGVNSRRSYKNVPFYISSKGYGLLIMTSAHVRLSLSDISTRAAQALVEDDVLDLFFIGGGTAERILWNYRRLTGFPSDVPFWSYGTWMSRMSYFSAEETRLVVKKMQEGKFPCDVIHIDTGWFKKDWKCEWEFNMETFPDPRSYLKEMEDQGIKISLWQLPCIAKDTVYYDIANKNRYIAPKSEHVALGSNFSAVEFDGNIDFSNPEAVLWYKGLLKNLLEMGVAVIKTDFGEVIEDNADYFGMPYRKLQNLYALLYQKAAYEISRQVKGPNQCLIWARAGWIGCQRYPVHWGGDSACSWDGMAGSLRGGLHLGLSGFAFWSHDVPGFQGIPSFMNSRPSDELYIRWTQMGVFSSHLRYHGTTPREPYEYPAVADIARKWLNLRYALIPYLAEQGNKAIKTGYPMVRALLFDHFDDAMCWSIDDEFYCGDSFLVAPVMNATGIRDVYLPSGNWIDFFSGETVKGGHWLKNVVSPLELCPVYVKKDSVISVYPQIVQSTKEMDLSKVQEIRFDTTYKGLRFSILGKSIPLGS, encoded by the coding sequence ATGAAACAAAAAAATCGGTTTATTTTTGATATGCTCGACCAGGATTCAGCGGATGCCCAGAAAGATTCTATCTTTAGGGCCGGAAAACCCCAGGCAGTCCGAGAGGAAGCAGGATCGGCGGTGGTGAGTGTTCCCTTTTATAAACAGGAAATGAAGAATATGTTCCTGTATCCTGAACAACCGGCGAAAGTCGAAGTATCGGATATGGTTGTGCGTTGTTACGGGGACTCCATCCTTCGCCTTACGACATCTTTTGGAGGAACTATTCCCCACGATGAGGATAATCCTATGTTTTTATGGGATAAGACTCTGTCGCAAGGAACCCTATGCCCGGAAAAAATCGATGGTATCTGGGAACTCAAAGATGGGAACGGGAAGGTAAAAATGCAGATACGTACAAAGGATGTGCCCCGGCAAATCTGGAGTACCCTGCAGCCAGAACCTCCCGAGACTTTTGATGCGGTTGTTTTTCCGGATGATACAGCTGCAGTTTCCTTTATGGCCTATGATGATTTCTTTCCGTCACAATCAGAATCCTATAGCTTGGGGTATGTAAAACGGGATGATAAGGTCGATCGGTGCCTGTATTCCCTCCATGCGGAACAGAATGAAAAATTTGTTGGTACAGGTGAGCGTTTTAGTGGCATGAATCTGGCGGGTAAAACCTTTGTGTTGGAAAATACCGATGGCCTGGGGGTAAATAGCCGTCGTTCATACAAGAATGTCCCCTTTTATATCTCCAGCAAGGGCTATGGTCTTTTGATCATGACTTCGGCCCATGTCCGCCTTTCCCTATCTGATATTTCCACCCGTGCTGCGCAGGCTTTGGTGGAGGACGATGTACTGGATTTGTTTTTCATAGGTGGGGGGACTGCCGAACGGATTCTTTGGAATTACCGGAGACTTACAGGGTTCCCCTCAGATGTTCCGTTCTGGTCCTATGGAACCTGGATGAGTCGCATGAGTTATTTTTCTGCCGAAGAAACACGGCTTGTCGTAAAAAAGATGCAAGAAGGGAAGTTTCCCTGTGATGTAATCCATATTGACACTGGCTGGTTTAAAAAGGATTGGAAATGTGAGTGGGAATTCAACATGGAAACCTTTCCCGATCCGAGATCCTATCTCAAGGAAATGGAGGACCAGGGTATTAAGATCAGTCTCTGGCAACTGCCCTGCATCGCCAAGGATACCGTATATTATGACATTGCCAATAAGAATCGCTATATCGCACCCAAAAGCGAGCATGTTGCCTTGGGTTCCAACTTCAGCGCAGTGGAATTTGATGGGAATATTGATTTTTCCAATCCAGAGGCGGTTCTCTGGTATAAGGGGTTATTGAAGAACCTTCTTGAAATGGGTGTTGCCGTGATAAAGACGGATTTTGGTGAAGTGATCGAGGATAATGCCGATTATTTTGGAATGCCTTACCGAAAGCTGCAAAATCTCTATGCGCTTTTATATCAGAAGGCGGCATATGAAATCAGCAGACAGGTGAAAGGGCCAAACCAGTGTCTTATCTGGGCCCGTGCAGGCTGGATTGGTTGCCAGCGGTATCCTGTCCACTGGGGCGGTGACAGTGCCTGTTCCTGGGACGGCATGGCGGGGTCTCTTCGCGGAGGGTTGCATCTGGGACTCTCTGGCTTCGCTTTTTGGAGTCATGATGTACCAGGGTTCCAGGGGATTCCGAGTTTTATGAACAGCAGGCCCTCTGATGAACTCTATATCCGATGGACACAGATGGGTGTGTTTTCCTCCCATCTTCGGTACCATGGGACAACTCCCAGGGAACCGTATGAATATCCGGCGGTAGCAGATATCGCCCGTAAATGGCTGAACCTTCGGTATGCCTTGATTCCTTATCTTGCAGAGCAAGGTAACAAGGCTATTAAAACAGGATACCCTATGGTGCGGGCTTTGCTCTTCGATCATTTTGATGATGCGATGTGTTGGTCAATTGACGATGAGTTTTACTGTGGCGATTCTTTTCTTGTCGCCCCGGTCATGAACGCTACGGGTATTCGTGATGTGTATCTCCCCTCGGGCAACTGGATAGATTTCTTCAGCGGGGAGACAGTTAAGGGAGGGCATTGGCTGAAAAATGTCGTCAGCCCCCTGGAATTGTGTCCTGTCTATGTCAAAAAGGATTCCGTGATTTCTGTTTATCCTCAAATTGTCCAGTCTACGAAGGAGATGGATCTTTCGAAAGTCCAAGAAATTCGATTCGATACTACCTATAAAGGGCTCAGGTTTTCGATTTTAGGAAAGTCGATTCCTTTGGGAAGTTGA
- a CDS encoding carbohydrate ABC transporter permease, translated as MKKQTVKIKKETFDSYILIAPLLLLLAVFILYPVIANVYLSFFKWKGMGHATFIGLANYRAMLKDETFWISIKNTLVLLLYIPLGVIVPVMVSAFLREGLKGWPVFRAIIYLPNILGYVIIGMISSIIFRKIGPLNAGLTSLGLGSFALDWLSKPKLALNSLGLVYGVWIRLGFGCIFFLAAMSSIDDSLYDAAKIDGALWWRTFWNVTIPSIRFSIEFWIVLSFIEILARAFPFIYTFTRGGPGFATFTLEYGIYNAGFVAFNMGYASTWASVLFVFCAIIALFQVKLMRKNADVQ; from the coding sequence TTGAAAAAACAAACGGTGAAAATAAAAAAAGAAACATTCGATTCATACATTTTAATAGCGCCATTGCTTCTGCTTCTGGCTGTTTTTATTCTGTATCCGGTAATTGCCAACGTATACCTCAGTTTTTTTAAATGGAAGGGCATGGGGCATGCAACCTTTATCGGTCTCGCTAATTATCGAGCCATGCTGAAGGATGAAACCTTCTGGATTTCCATAAAAAATACCCTGGTCTTGCTTCTCTATATTCCACTGGGTGTCATCGTGCCGGTAATGGTATCGGCCTTTCTCCGTGAAGGTCTCAAGGGATGGCCAGTTTTCAGGGCAATTATTTATTTGCCCAATATTCTGGGGTATGTAATCATCGGAATGATTTCCAGCATCATATTCAGGAAAATTGGTCCCTTGAACGCAGGCTTGACTAGCTTGGGGCTTGGCTCTTTTGCACTCGATTGGTTGAGTAAACCAAAGTTGGCACTCAATTCCCTCGGGTTGGTGTACGGGGTCTGGATACGGCTGGGCTTTGGTTGCATTTTTTTCCTTGCAGCAATGAGCAGTATCGACGATTCGCTGTATGATGCGGCGAAAATTGATGGTGCACTCTGGTGGCGGACTTTCTGGAATGTCACGATTCCTTCCATTCGCTTTTCAATAGAATTCTGGATAGTCCTCTCATTCATCGAGATATTGGCACGGGCTTTCCCGTTTATATATACCTTCACGCGAGGGGGTCCTGGGTTTGCCACCTTTACCTTGGAATACGGTATCTATAATGCTGGGTTTGTCGCATTCAATATGGGGTATGCAAGCACGTGGGCAAGTGTCTTGTTTGTTTTTTGCGCTATCATTGCACTCTTCCAGGTTAAGTTGATGAGGAAAAACGCTGATGTTCAATAG
- a CDS encoding carbohydrate ABC transporter permease: MFNSYRKTVNGIMYLVLTVFALIALYPMFFVLITSLKSSTEYVNNKLFFPKEITFENYYYVWVKGHMLKYFINSCILIPCGLVFYLFVCISAGFAFGRLRFPFRFSIFLAVLFLMIFPQMLLSIQIFQICRTLHLVNNYFGLILVWVAYFGPFGTYIMTTYYSTVPMEIVESARLDGTTIWQMLFHIMVPIAKPMIVIIVIIGFQSMWNELPFSLLLLQGESLRTITQGIGMMQGQYGLDDTILTAAIISASLVPLVLFMFFQRQITMGSYSGAVKG, translated from the coding sequence ATGTTCAATAGTTATAGAAAAACGGTGAACGGAATCATGTATCTTGTCTTGACGGTGTTTGCCCTGATAGCATTATATCCTATGTTTTTTGTGCTGATTACAAGCCTGAAATCTTCTACTGAATATGTCAACAATAAATTATTCTTTCCTAAAGAAATCACCTTCGAGAACTATTATTATGTCTGGGTGAAGGGCCACATGCTCAAGTATTTTATCAATAGCTGCATCTTGATACCTTGTGGGCTTGTTTTCTATCTTTTTGTGTGCATCTCGGCAGGGTTTGCCTTCGGGCGATTGAGATTTCCTTTTCGATTCTCAATTTTCCTGGCTGTTTTGTTTTTGATGATTTTCCCGCAGATGTTGCTATCGATACAAATTTTCCAGATTTGCCGTACTTTGCACCTGGTCAACAATTATTTTGGGTTGATTCTTGTATGGGTCGCTTATTTTGGTCCCTTCGGTACGTATATCATGACGACCTACTACTCGACAGTCCCGATGGAAATCGTAGAATCGGCAAGGCTTGACGGTACTACTATCTGGCAAATGTTGTTTCATATCATGGTGCCCATAGCAAAGCCGATGATTGTCATCATTGTAATCATTGGGTTCCAGTCTATGTGGAACGAATTGCCTTTCTCTCTGCTTTTACTCCAGGGTGAGAGTCTCAGGACGATTACCCAAGGGATTGGCATGATGCAGGGCCAATATGGTTTGGATGACACGATACTTACCGCTGCGATTATTTCTGCATCCCTTGTTCCCTTGGTGTTGTTCATGTTTTTCCAAAGGCAGATAACGATGGGATCCTATAGCGGTGCAGTGAAGGGCTAA
- a CDS encoding ATP-binding protein, with amino-acid sequence MRNNERDQRKVAYSSSFLKTVSAFANYRDGKIYFGIQDDGVVVGLDFVDQVKLQIENAI; translated from the coding sequence GTGCGGAACAATGAAAGAGACCAACGCAAGGTAGCGTATAGCAGTTCTTTTCTGAAAACGGTTTCTGCATTCGCAAATTATCGTGATGGTAAAATCTATTTTGGCATACAGGATGATGGTGTTGTGGTTGGGCTGGATTTCGTAGACCAAGTAAAGCTGCAAATAGAGAATGCAATATGA
- a CDS encoding LacI family DNA-binding transcriptional regulator: MPKVTIETVAKKVGVSAATVSYALSGKRKISREVTDRILKAVDELDYRPSITARNLASSKTWTVGLYASPTQNIREDYFFNNILAGIIDILHEKKYQIHLYADYLNEDNKDHPDLNMTQPIDGALIMNPRINDVYIQHIMQRNIPFVVIGTPDERENSFYVDADITAGYYAAANYLIRKGHRKIILMNGSAEYTQSKQRKAGYALAYQDNGLSFNNEWILNVQMLEEEGYQVFKRAIEEIPDFSAVITFNDTIAVGVLRALKEKNLPVPGKIAVISAGNTMITRIHAPSITSLDMSPYDMGAKAAELLVDVIEKRRIQPSHTIIQTHLVEREST; encoded by the coding sequence ATGCCAAAGGTAACAATAGAAACTGTTGCGAAAAAAGTAGGAGTATCCGCTGCAACGGTATCCTATGCCCTTTCCGGGAAAAGGAAAATAAGCCGTGAGGTTACCGACAGAATTCTGAAGGCAGTGGATGAACTTGATTATCGACCAAGTATCACGGCCAGGAATCTTGCCAGTAGTAAAACTTGGACGGTAGGGCTCTATGCTTCCCCGACACAAAATATTCGGGAAGATTACTTTTTTAATAATATCCTTGCAGGAATTATCGATATCCTCCATGAAAAGAAATATCAGATTCATCTGTATGCTGACTACCTCAATGAAGATAACAAGGACCATCCTGATTTGAACATGACCCAGCCAATAGATGGGGCCTTGATTATGAATCCCCGTATCAACGATGTGTATATTCAGCATATCATGCAACGAAATATTCCTTTTGTTGTCATTGGTACTCCCGATGAACGGGAGAATTCCTTTTATGTGGATGCAGATATAACGGCAGGTTATTATGCAGCGGCTAACTACCTTATAAGAAAAGGGCATAGAAAAATCATATTGATGAATGGTTCTGCCGAATATACACAGAGCAAACAAAGAAAGGCAGGGTATGCGCTGGCATATCAGGACAATGGCTTGAGTTTCAACAACGAATGGATATTGAACGTTCAGATGTTGGAAGAGGAAGGCTATCAGGTATTCAAGCGAGCCATTGAAGAAATCCCTGACTTTTCGGCAGTTATCACCTTTAACGATACCATTGCCGTCGGTGTGTTAAGGGCCCTTAAGGAAAAGAACCTGCCCGTCCCTGGAAAAATCGCGGTGATCAGTGCTGGAAATACCATGATTACCCGGATTCATGCCCCCTCCATAACAAGTCTTGATATGAGTCCCTATGATATGGGAGCCAAGGCTGCGGAACTGTTGGTTGATGTTATTGAAAAAAGACGAATTCAGCCATCACACACGATTATCCAAACTCATCTGGTGGAAAGGGAAAGCACCTGA
- a CDS encoding nitroreductase family protein yields MEAINTRRSIRTYTDQEIESDKIEKLLRAGMQAPSSGNQQSWEFLVIQDKESLDILSLMSPYSRLAAKASLVIIPLNNDDRLKFAENWQQDLSAATENILLEAVALGLGAVWLGVAPNEEKMGYITNCFELPANLKPFALIAIGYPAKGSENKFVDRYDKTRVHYEKY; encoded by the coding sequence ATGGAAGCAATCAATACAAGAAGAAGTATAAGAACCTATACAGACCAAGAAATAGAAAGCGATAAAATCGAGAAACTGCTAAGAGCCGGGATGCAGGCACCCTCGTCAGGAAACCAGCAAAGCTGGGAGTTTTTGGTCATCCAGGACAAAGAAAGCCTGGACATCCTCTCACTGATGAGTCCCTATTCAAGACTTGCAGCAAAGGCTTCCCTGGTTATCATTCCTTTAAACAACGATGATAGATTAAAATTTGCCGAGAACTGGCAGCAAGACCTGAGTGCAGCTACTGAGAACATCCTGTTGGAAGCTGTTGCATTAGGTTTGGGAGCCGTATGGCTCGGAGTGGCCCCCAACGAAGAGAAAATGGGCTATATAACCAATTGTTTCGAGCTCCCTGCCAATCTCAAACCCTTTGCCCTCATAGCCATCGGCTACCCGGCAAAAGGAAGCGAAAACAAGTTCGTAGACCGGTATGACAAGACAAGGGTACATTACGAGAAATATTGA
- a CDS encoding Gfo/Idh/MocA family protein encodes MQRIRYAQVGTGGRARMYYEAIAKRYAETSELVAFCDLSQTRMDYSNRVLQQEFAYAPVPTYKPSAFDEMIETEKPDVVIVTTVDRTHDDYIIRAMEKGCDVITEKPITTDAQKAQRIIDAQKRTGKKIRVAFNYRYAPHHTKVRELLLEGVVGEVFSVHFEWLLNTQHGADYYRRWHRNKCNSGGLLVHKATHHFDLVNFWLGTQPSTVFALGALNFYGQAAAEKRGVESFYYRCHGSEAAKGDPFAIDMENNPTLKGLYLDAEADSGYIRDRSVFGDDIGIEDTMALLVRYKSGAMLSYSLNTYMPWEGFNVSINGSKGRLEYTALERPYINAGGKQGDEGATVYHTIRICPQFGSPYAVPIQTKEGGHGGGDPTMLDDIFLEHPPYDKFCRAADHVDGIRSILTGVSANMSIASGLPVNVDSLVSW; translated from the coding sequence ATGCAGAGAATACGGTATGCCCAGGTAGGTACCGGTGGAAGGGCAAGAATGTACTATGAGGCTATAGCCAAGCGGTATGCTGAGACAAGTGAACTTGTTGCTTTCTGTGATCTCAGCCAGACACGGATGGACTATTCGAACAGGGTCTTGCAGCAAGAATTCGCCTATGCTCCAGTGCCCACTTATAAACCTTCGGCATTTGACGAGATGATCGAGACTGAGAAGCCGGATGTTGTCATTGTAACAACGGTAGACCGGACCCATGATGACTACATCATCCGTGCAATGGAAAAAGGGTGCGACGTTATTACCGAGAAGCCGATCACCACCGATGCCCAGAAAGCCCAGCGGATTATCGATGCCCAGAAGAGAACCGGCAAAAAGATACGGGTTGCATTCAATTATCGATACGCACCTCACCACACGAAGGTCCGTGAGTTGCTCCTGGAAGGAGTCGTCGGTGAGGTTTTCTCCGTACATTTTGAATGGCTTTTGAATACCCAGCACGGGGCAGATTATTACCGGCGTTGGCATAGGAACAAATGCAACAGCGGTGGGCTATTGGTACATAAGGCTACCCACCATTTTGACTTGGTGAATTTCTGGCTTGGGACGCAACCTTCTACGGTATTTGCCTTGGGGGCCTTGAATTTCTATGGACAGGCTGCAGCCGAGAAACGGGGGGTCGAATCATTCTATTACCGTTGCCATGGCAGCGAGGCTGCAAAGGGTGACCCCTTTGCCATTGATATGGAAAACAACCCTACGCTCAAGGGGCTCTATCTCGATGCAGAGGCAGACAGCGGGTATATCCGCGACCGCAGTGTTTTTGGCGATGATATCGGCATCGAAGACACCATGGCCCTTTTGGTCAGGTATAAAAGCGGGGCCATGCTTTCCTATTCCCTCAACACCTATATGCCTTGGGAGGGGTTCAATGTGTCGATCAACGGCTCAAAGGGCCGCCTCGAGTATACGGCACTGGAGCGACCCTACATCAATGCGGGCGGAAAACAGGGGGATGAAGGTGCTACTGTCTACCATACGATACGCATATGCCCTCAGTTCGGCTCTCCCTATGCAGTTCCTATCCAGACGAAGGAAGGGGGGCACGGTGGTGGCGACCCTACGATGTTGGATGACATTTTTCTGGAACATCCCCCCTATGACAAGTTCTGCAGGGCAGCAGACCACGTAGACGGTATCCGTTCGATTTTAACAGGGGTTTCTGCAAATATGTCCATTGCCTCGGGTCTTCCTGTCAATGTCGACTCCCTTGTTTCCTGGTAA
- a CDS encoding cupin domain-containing protein translates to METVQFNEKVPLQDVGNGVSRKLLAYSERLMPVEVHFEKGATGAVHQHEHQQATYVLEGVFEFTKNGIPIIVKKGDSLLFEENEPHGARCLEKGAVLDIFTPYRKDFV, encoded by the coding sequence ATGGAAACCGTGCAATTCAATGAGAAGGTGCCCCTCCAGGATGTAGGGAATGGGGTTTCAAGAAAACTATTGGCTTACAGCGAACGCCTTATGCCTGTTGAAGTCCATTTCGAAAAGGGGGCTACAGGTGCGGTCCACCAGCATGAGCACCAACAGGCAACGTATGTCCTGGAAGGTGTTTTCGAATTTACCAAGAACGGGATCCCAATCATTGTAAAAAAAGGTGACTCCCTGCTTTTCGAAGAGAATGAGCCCCATGGGGCCCGGTGTCTGGAGAAAGGAGCTGTCCTCGACATTTTCACCCCCTATCGAAAGGATTTTGTCTAG
- a CDS encoding ATP-binding protein, giving the protein MLIKRTNELEILDAAYQSDRLELIMVYGRRRVGKTTLLVQFCENKKAIFHVSTSTNPHRILQDLARDISSEIEVGKLQLETFQDALDIIDTLSKNQRIVVVLDEFPIMAKTLESCMGDLQRYIDFHKDNKNLTIVLCGSSLSFMKQQIEDYQSPLYGRKTAKLYIQPFTLYQSRELLPHLSLEELLQVYAVCGGIAQYLLAFSSGEPIKEQIKALFLQPQGILSTEAIQLLQMEVKDVGTYREIMEQVANGVNQSNKIADKTHKSPAVVSAALANLETLELVRKENPIGNTTRRGHWMITDSLFAFYFRFVSPFIGLLDRGATTGPYAYFEKHYNQYLGYAFENVCANHLFTQPYPFVKAGKWWGPNPVNRQEKEIDIMAVELNGTTHFGECKWTREPIDLAILDTLIARSYLAEPNNAHEYWLYAKQGFSKTLLDKSKQDQTIHLVSLQDLISPFPFENKGRPSA; this is encoded by the coding sequence ATGCTTATAAAGAGAACAAACGAACTCGAAATCCTGGATGCCGCCTACCAATCCGATAGATTGGAATTGATCATGGTCTATGGAAGACGACGAGTTGGAAAAACAACTTTGCTCGTGCAATTCTGCGAAAACAAGAAAGCCATTTTCCACGTCTCAACCAGTACGAATCCCCACCGCATACTCCAAGACCTTGCCAGGGATATCAGCAGCGAAATTGAAGTCGGAAAGCTTCAGCTTGAAACCTTTCAAGATGCCTTGGATATCATCGACACCTTATCAAAGAACCAACGCATTGTAGTGGTCCTGGATGAATTCCCGATCATGGCAAAAACCCTGGAGTCCTGCATGGGTGATCTCCAACGTTATATTGATTTCCACAAAGACAATAAAAACCTGACTATCGTATTGTGTGGATCGTCCCTCAGCTTTATGAAACAGCAAATTGAAGACTATCAAAGCCCACTGTATGGAAGAAAGACAGCAAAATTATACATCCAGCCCTTCACGCTCTATCAGAGCAGAGAATTGCTTCCCCATCTTTCGTTGGAAGAACTTTTGCAAGTCTATGCAGTTTGCGGTGGAATAGCACAGTATCTACTTGCCTTTTCATCGGGCGAACCCATCAAAGAACAGATTAAGGCATTGTTTTTGCAACCACAAGGTATTTTATCAACCGAAGCCATCCAACTGCTGCAGATGGAGGTAAAAGATGTGGGTACCTATAGAGAAATCATGGAACAAGTAGCAAATGGGGTTAACCAAAGCAACAAAATTGCAGATAAAACCCATAAAAGCCCAGCTGTAGTTTCGGCAGCCTTGGCCAATCTGGAGACATTGGAATTAGTACGAAAAGAAAACCCTATCGGGAATACAACCCGACGTGGTCACTGGATGATAACAGATTCGCTGTTTGCTTTCTATTTCCGTTTTGTCTCGCCCTTTATAGGCCTCTTGGACAGAGGTGCAACCACAGGTCCCTACGCTTACTTCGAAAAGCATTACAATCAGTACTTGGGCTATGCCTTTGAAAATGTATGTGCAAACCATCTGTTCACACAACCATACCCATTTGTCAAGGCAGGAAAATGGTGGGGGCCAAATCCAGTGAATAGACAAGAAAAAGAAATCGACATCATGGCAGTAGAACTAAACGGAACAACCCATTTTGGAGAATGCAAATGGACCAGGGAGCCCATAGACCTGGCAATCCTTGACACCTTGATTGCCCGTTCCTATCTCGCAGAACCAAACAATGCCCACGAATATTGGCTCTATGCTAAACAGGGATTCTCCAAGACACTTTTGGACAAATCGAAACAAGACCAGACCATACACCTTGTCAGTTTACAGGATCTGATTTCGCCCTTCCCCTTTGAAAATAAGGGAAGGCCTAGTGCCTAA